In Colwellia sp. M166, a genomic segment contains:
- a CDS encoding helix-turn-helix domain-containing protein, whose protein sequence is MQKIDSVKADELICKNLKSLRLKLGKSQQCFADILEITNQQYSKFETGQNSINANQLFLIAQEYSVDMNQFFNENYFDTTENKD, encoded by the coding sequence ATGCAAAAAATTGATAGTGTTAAAGCTGATGAATTAATCTGTAAAAACCTAAAATCACTACGCTTGAAGCTAGGAAAAAGCCAACAATGCTTTGCTGATATTTTAGAAATTACTAACCAACAATATTCAAAATTCGAAACAGGTCAAAATAGCATTAATGCAAATCAGCTATTTCTTATTGCTCAAGAATATTCCGTTGATATGAATCAATTTTTTAATGAAAATTATTTTGATACAACAGAAAACAAAGATTAA
- a CDS encoding UvrD-helicase domain-containing protein — MNLITDQDILDVEKKLSLKFDDGSKAFIKCAVTKDIQACPGAGKTTSLVAKLDILACKMPFPNKSGILVLTHTNVAVDEIKHKLGLNGSKLLGYPNHVGTFQSFVNKYLAIPMYVKLFGKKPKTIDSEIFHEKLVSLMTSHWIGRILLERCQENKFKNVEKFLDNLEIHDTKISLKLSGGREKIMVYSKKPFYAQMKSYLKNQVVNEIISRGYLTYNHCYEFGKSYLEEVPEIASVISARFKYVFVDETQDTDNKQFELLRMIFENSDSIIQRIGDNDQSIFNFESSDVLTWDVDDDHINIPNTKRLSPKICKVASSFSITDHKLISYSKVEIDPVVIVFDDEDIDEVLPKFAELIKSHNLHLEDNPIFKAVGNIGKVNDRHTIPSYVDSHTVKPPELVGGDNLRYILSNSHCEVTPCFINNIYWNLLVQYVDEIGIKNEDKAFSVRTLIHYIKLNSKVLHDELKLNSLNIFEELPYETDLNLYLEKSIQSLAKFLNFKYEKTLLTSLLINYRPAKIKEEPNKTSFIVDGSPIDIYFSKIHKAKGETHTATLILETYNRTYDLHQLLPLLKGKRQKSAIAKKKVLYVGMTRPTHLLCFAIHRSFTNSANSLVKLSDQDLDQIRENGYKVIVLNKE; from the coding sequence ATGAACTTGATAACAGATCAAGATATTTTAGATGTAGAGAAAAAACTATCCTTAAAGTTTGATGACGGAAGTAAGGCGTTTATCAAATGTGCTGTTACAAAAGATATACAGGCTTGTCCTGGCGCAGGCAAAACTACTTCTCTGGTAGCTAAGCTGGATATACTTGCTTGCAAAATGCCATTTCCGAATAAAAGTGGAATTTTAGTTCTGACTCACACCAATGTTGCTGTTGATGAGATCAAACATAAGCTCGGACTTAATGGGAGTAAACTTTTAGGATATCCCAATCATGTAGGTACATTTCAATCTTTTGTGAATAAATACTTGGCAATCCCAATGTATGTAAAACTTTTCGGTAAAAAACCGAAAACAATAGATTCTGAAATATTTCATGAAAAGTTAGTTTCTTTAATGACCTCTCATTGGATAGGAAGGATTTTATTAGAGCGATGCCAAGAGAATAAGTTTAAAAATGTTGAGAAATTTCTTGATAACTTGGAGATACATGACACCAAAATTTCGTTAAAGCTATCTGGAGGAAGGGAAAAAATAATGGTTTACAGCAAAAAGCCATTTTATGCCCAAATGAAATCTTACCTTAAAAATCAAGTTGTAAATGAAATAATCTCAAGAGGTTATTTGACATATAATCATTGCTATGAATTTGGAAAATCATACTTAGAAGAAGTTCCTGAGATAGCGAGTGTCATTAGTGCAAGATTCAAATATGTTTTTGTTGATGAGACACAAGATACAGATAATAAACAATTTGAACTGTTGAGAATGATTTTTGAAAACTCGGACTCTATCATTCAAAGAATTGGTGATAACGACCAATCTATATTCAATTTTGAAAGTTCAGATGTATTGACATGGGATGTCGATGATGATCATATTAATATACCAAACACAAAGAGATTATCGCCAAAAATATGTAAGGTCGCCAGCAGTTTTTCAATAACAGACCATAAACTTATTAGCTATAGCAAAGTAGAAATTGATCCTGTAGTCATAGTATTCGATGATGAAGATATTGATGAAGTCTTACCTAAATTTGCAGAGTTAATTAAGAGTCACAACTTACATTTGGAAGATAACCCTATATTCAAAGCGGTTGGAAATATAGGAAAAGTTAATGATCGTCATACAATACCGAGCTATGTTGATTCACATACCGTAAAACCTCCTGAATTAGTCGGTGGAGACAATCTTAGATATATACTTTCCAATAGTCACTGTGAAGTTACGCCTTGCTTTATTAATAATATTTATTGGAACTTGCTAGTTCAATACGTTGATGAAATAGGGATAAAGAATGAAGATAAGGCTTTTTCCGTAAGGACATTAATACACTACATTAAGCTCAATAGTAAAGTGCTTCACGATGAACTCAAACTAAACTCTCTTAATATATTTGAAGAATTGCCCTATGAGACAGATCTTAATCTATACCTTGAAAAATCAATTCAATCTCTTGCTAAATTCTTAAATTTTAAGTACGAGAAAACTCTACTAACCAGCTTACTTATAAATTATAGACCAGCAAAAATTAAAGAAGAACCAAATAAAACTTCATTCATTGTTGACGGTTCACCTATAGATATTTATTTTTCAAAAATACATAAAGCTAAAGGAGAAACCCATACTGCAACTTTGATTTTGGAAACATATAATAGAACCTACGACTTACATCAACTTTTGCCACTTTTAAAAGGAAAACGTCAAAAGAGCGCTATAGCAAAGAAAAAAGTGCTTTATGTGGGCATGACGAGGCCTACACACTTACTATGTTTCGCAATTCACAGGAGTTTTACTAACTCAGCCAATAGCCTAGTCAAATTAAGTGATCAAGATTTGGATCAAATTAGAGAGAATGGATATAAAGTTATTGTTTTAAATAAAGAATAA